A single Denticeps clupeoides unplaced genomic scaffold, fDenClu1.1, whole genome shotgun sequence DNA region contains:
- the LOC114777996 gene encoding LOW QUALITY PROTEIN: protein MTSS 2-like (The sequence of the model RefSeq protein was modified relative to this genomic sequence to represent the inferred CDS: inserted 2 bases in 1 codon) — protein MEPNPGSVRYTMEGVEKDCGALGWLFQALVNDMKYSYPVWEDFTAKATKLHSQLRTTVLAAAAFLDAFQKVADMATSTRGATRDIGSALTRMCMRHRSIEAKLRHLTNALMEKLIAPLHDKIEEWKKTSALLDKDHAKGVQAVLPGIKKKSSDTLRLQKKARKEISGRGGLQPRLSSAMQDVSDMFLLMQETEKQAVRRALVEERGRYCTFISLLQPVVKGEISMLGEVTHLQAIIDDLTVLTTDPHSCPLPVNSVVIVDLKGSDYSWSYQTPPSSPSSTGSRKSSFCSLVHLPPGGPHRLSSVSSHDSGFVSQDAAARPVPSDLTSQKSSSSASSEASPSDCGSPTAWGSSFATFRRAHARTASLRPLSFALPASPSNSSPGSDTPPPTSPSPRRKDWSKSASYHLPPALTQLRRNELLYGSRGHAGTKPEEPHKARMSPAAGTKVTSSEKLPPSSTNQPCHQRPASLAMVLTRGLSVEQQRSSRDSLQYSSGYSTQNTTPCCSEDAIPSHGYDYDCHSMNGDGDADPQTDFDKSCTVPHHSNLAQNYRRMVQTKRPASTAGLPGNGGAGGAGTSGTATIRRTPSSKTAVRRVPSSAGPIPIRPPIVPVKTPTAPDSPGFPPPPPESNGSQESLYMYDYTRASPGTDTSVHEXDDLLAANRHSLIEKISKLADGAHALGDGHFPFPSGTDPAPQEGEDILKTIRRGVKLRKAACDDRSAPKLRP, from the exons ATGGAACCGAACCCGGGTTCTGTCCGCTACACCATGGAGGGCGTGGAGAAGGACTGCGGGGCTCTGGGGTGGTTATTCCAGGCCCTGGTCAACGACATGAAG tACTCGTATCCTGTGTGGGAGGATTTCACTGCCAAAGCCACAAAACTCCATTCCCAACTCAG GACCACTGTTCTCGCTGCTGCTGCCTTCCTTGATGCTTTTCAGAAGGTAGCAGACATGGCTACCAGTACAAGAG GTGCCACCAGGGACATCGGCTCGGCTCTGACGCGCATGTGCATGAGGCACCGCAGCATCGAGGCCAAACTGCGTCACCTGACCAA CGCCCTCATGGAGAAACTCATTGCTCCCCTGCACGACAAGATAGAGGAGTGGAAGAAAACGTCTGCCCTGCTGGATAAAGATCATGCTAAAGG AGTACAAGCGGTCCTGCCAGGAATTAAGAAGAAGTCGTCAGACACGCTGAGGCTGCAGAAGAAAGCCAGGAAGG AGATATCGG GGAGGGGAGGCCTGCAGCCACGGCTGAGCAGTGCCATGCAGGATGTGAGCGACATGTTCCTGCTGATGCAGGAGACAGAGAAGCAGGCGGTGCGCCGAGCCCTGGTGGAGGAGAGGGGGCGCTACTGCACCTTCATCAGCCTGCTGCAGCCCGTGGTG AAGGGCGAGATCTCCATGCTGGGGGAGGTGACCCATCTTCAGGCCATTATTGATGACCTCACAGTACTGACCACAGACCCTCACAGCTGCCCGCTGCCAGTGAACAGTGTG gTGATCGTGGATCTAAAGGGATCAGACTACAGCTGGTCCTACCAGacgcccccctcctcccccagcagCACAGGATCCAGGAAGAGCAGCTTCTGCAG CCTGGTCCACCTGCCACCAGGTGGCCCTCACCGCCTCAGCAGCGTGTCGTCTCACGACTCTGGCTTCGTCTCGCAGGACGCCGCGGCCCGTCCCGTGCCCTCTGACCTCACCAGCCAG AAGTCGTCCAGCTCTGCGTCGTCGGAGGCGTCCCCCAGTGACTGCGGTTCTCCGACCGCG TGGGGTTCATCCTTCGCCACGTTCCGCCGCGCTCACGCACGCACCGCCTCCCTCCGGCCCCTTTCCTTCGCCCTGCCCGCCTCCCCGAGTAACTCCTCCCCCGGAtccgacacccccccccccacctcaccCAGCCCCCGCCGCAAG GACTGGTCAAAATCCGCTTCCTACCATCTGCCGCCGGCCCTCACCCAGTTACGTAGGAATGAGCTTCTGTACGGAAGCAGAGGCCACGCTGGGACGAAGCCGGAAGAACCTCACAAGGCCCGGATGAGCCCAGCCGCCGGCACCAAGGTAACCAGCAGCGAGAAGTTACCACCATCTTCAACAAATCA GCCATGTCATCAGCGGCCAGCGAGCCTGGCGATGGTTCTGACGCGAGGTCTGAGTGTGGAGCAGCAGAGGAGCAGCCGCGACTCGCTACAGTACAGCAGCGGCTACAGCACCCAGAACACCACGCCGTGCTGCTCCGAGGACGCCATACCTTCTcacg GCTACGACTACGACTGTCACTCCATGAACGGCGACGGTGACGCGGACCCTCAGACGGACTTCGACAAATCGTGCACCGTTCCGCACCACAGCAACCTCGCCCAGAACTACCGCCGCATGGTCCAGACCAAGAGGCCGGCGAGCACCGCCGGTCTCCCCGGCAACGGCGGGGCGGGCGGAGCTGGAACCTCCGGAACGGCCACCATCCGCCGGACTCCGTCCTCGAAGACCGCCGTGAGACGCGTCCCCTCCAGCGCGGGTCCCATTCCCATCCGGCCGCCCATCGTCCCGGTCAAGACCCCCACCGCGCCAGACTCCCCCGGCTTCCCCCCGCCACCCCCCGAGTCCAACGGCAGCCAGGAGAGTCTGTACATGTACGACTACACGAGGGCGTCCCCCGGGACGGACACGAGCGTCCACGA GGACGACCTGCTGGCCGCCAACCGGCACAGTCTCATCGAGAAAATCAGCAAACTGGCGGACGGCGCCCACGCGCTGGGAGACGGTCACTTCCCCTTCCCGTCCGGGACGGACCCCGCCCCCCAGGAAGGTGAGGACATCCTGAAGACCATCCGCAGAGGCGTGAAGCTGCGCAAGGCCGCCTGCGACGACCGCTCCGCCCCGAAACTCCGGCCGTAG